tatttcgatTTCGTCccctatcgtctcccgtaacctcaaatggttcccagacgcgtgtccatatattttgtacacaaagtgCGGATTGGGTAtcttttctttccaggacgaacgtgtgcagataattctccatgtttgtcctgggaaaacaaaaaaatacacacatttGTAGTGCAATGGTAAAACGGAGTAGTTGGGGACTGAATAacggtaagaatttatcattttaaaaattttttgagattgcgAAGTGGATTTTCTGTCATCCCCTCGGACAGTGAGATATCAAAcgacacatagagcctaattttggtgagaaaagaagaagaagaaaaaaagcgaTTTGCGATCACAAAATTATTGTCGTTATTGTCGTGAGAGATGTAAccctatgaggttacgggagacgatagcggacgaAACCAAATGGTTCTAGGAGTACATTCTTGTGGGCTCACCGAATCACGCTAATTGGAATTTCGAGAATACCAGTGGACGACTGTCCTTTTGATGTAGGGTTGTTCGAACTCCATGTATTTCCTTTCTCCAACATGTCCAAGGTTGAGAACAGCAGTGCAATCACAGCAGTGGATTGTTAAATTGCCCCAGGGCCAGACGCTGCCACTGAGACTGACTACTCCTAGCTAGTCGATGCGGTTTTGTTCCGCTATTTATTGTCAGATTGTCTccagacgatagcggaacgaaaccgcatagttctaggagtagccaCTGACCTGCTCCACGCCACAGCCGGCCATTGACTGAGCCCTGAGCTGAGCCAGTCACTCAACCAGTGCtaaaactaaaaaactaaaaagtacCTAGGGCTGCCAACTCAAATTCAAAACAATATGAATAGATTTACTGCTGAGACTTAGCAGTTAGCTTTAGTTTAGAAtaatacttaaaaaataatagtatACTAAAATAGTAGGGATTTTTTAGGGCCAACTcattttatcaaataaaaatttaacTTTTCTTCCGATCAAAATATCTGATTCCattatgatttttcaaattgttcTCCTACTGCAAAACTTACCTCACCTTTTGCGGAATTCTTGTTAACTACGGTTCTTTCATTAGTGGGATTACACCACTAACTTGCAATATTGCTTTCCCTCTGAActtatcacccccccccccctttccgcGAGAAAGAGCGAGATTGTACGCgattgtaatagcgccctcttttggtctGTTTGGACCAGTTAGCAATCTATTGTTTGCGTGCTGGTAAAAGTTTGTACTGTACGTGGTTTGTACGGAAAGTATACAAAGTTCATAGATAAGATGAAATCTAGAATACTCCACTTGTTTCCTGAAATAAACCTCATTATTTTCACccataaatatttaaaagaacattacagaattggtaaaagaAAAATCGTGGAATTTGAAACAGAACTTCTTTTTATGCATGAGAGTTTTTATTAGTATGTTTTTTGCTCATCTGCTTTAttattgtaagtttttatgtaatACGAGTGTTTTCTCTTTGTATTTAAATATGTAGCTGATTTTTATATAATGTGTACAGAGCTTTTAGGCGTTGCATAAGGCGCTATGTAAATGTTcttttgttactattattattatttttacttgtAATGAATGAGCGATTACACATtgctaacactgccagcaactgttttgttatccaattatgtacatgttcctttaacgatACAGTGTAGACATATACTTCAAACAGGTCCAAAGGCTGCACAAGGATTACTTAAAAGTTTGCAACTCCAAACGGGGAATTAATTATTGTTTGCTATCTGTTTACCTTTTTAGagcgaaatttgaaacatgacgtcatttgatttcaacaaaaaaaaaggGTCTTATAATGATTAACAACGATGTCAACAACCTAAATCACATGACTTTGTAATTTTGCACTATATAAAAGTGTAATAATGAACGGTATTTTGTTACAcaattttaacataaatcaGACGTAtcccatacttttgtttgggccctggtgaccagtctttttttctttgtctttttcttccactctgtgctttttaacaagtgttctgcgcctctgatcattttgtatgtaaggggcgcaatataatttttaaatattagtattattttttcttAACATAAGGTATAAAGAGACTTGTAAGTTTTTCCCACTCAAATTATGAGGATTCTATTTTGGGGGAAAGTGAGTTTAGGCCTGTAACACATTGAAGTTGACCTCTCCAGGCCCCTCGATACAAACCGGCGCTTATACGCCTACCTCAAAAGTAGGTAGCTACAACAATAACGATAAGACTGCaccaatgcaaaggtcatgatGGGTCAACCAAAATGAATTGCCTGATGATTTTGTTGACACACACCTCGGGAAAGTAGGCCTTACTGCTGATTAGAAATTTTATGAGGCCAGGTGaaacaaaaataccagttgattgtcTGGGtgtttcaaaaaagaggagggaAGAAgacatgttttgtattatttttgtatatttcttattatttaaagacaattgacactattggtaaatttcaaaaaccagttttctcacttagtgtatctcaacataagttatgcataaaataacaaacctgtgaaaatttgagctcgattggtcgtcgaagttgcgagaataactatgaaaaaaaaaaacacccatgccacacgaagttgtgaaaactacgtcacttcagagggagctgtttctcacaatgtttaatgtTATCGAtctctcccctttactcattaccaagtgagtttttggctgattattattttgagttattaccaatagtgtccactgcctttaagtggccgccattcaaactggccaccaattctttAGTTTAAAGTCATTATTATAATTGTAGGTACAAGTTCTTCAAAGATTAAtaattttaatgagaaatatacagaaatttgtctttttgaaaaaaaaaaaaaaaataatgtaaaattaataacaaaatcaaaaaggGAAGTGGCCTCCCAATAAAAGgatgaggaggggggggggggggggatgatcAACTGTTTTTCGGGGGGTGCTTTTTACACTGTGTATGGgcatggagggggggggggaagtgtaacaacaacaacaacattatttatttgaatgttttgttCCGTCTCCCTTATCACTAGTTCAAACTCGTGATACACACAATGCTCGGGTAAGTACATAGAGCAAGCAAGgccttggatttttttttaaagctccaTGGGGTTTAGGGATAAGGGTTAATACAATAGAAATATACGTTAGGATTGTCGGAATAATATAACAATGTGTACATATGAATGTAGGGGATTCGGAACATGGGACTgaagggtgtcggaacatattGGAGTATGCTTCGTCGGAACATAATAGGAGTATGCTTCGTCCTATAGGAACataagggtgtcggaacatgtATGCATCGTCTCTATGCAGAGGAATGCTGCGTTGTCCGGACTGCCGGATCCACCGTTTAATTTCAAACACTCATTCAAACAGGGATTGGTAACTCGTGTCTTGGAAAGCTCAGTTGATCCAGAGAAACTTTACATCTTAAATTCTTCTTGGGTGCTAGAAGAGTTTCATTTAGATTCGCCATGATTGACGTTGACACAACTCTTGGTCTCGTTGGCAGTTTCGGTAAGAAACAATGCATCAACTACTTGATTTATTGCATTGTCCTGATGTCGTCTACATGGCACTTGCTGTCAGTGTCCTTCACTGTCGGCGAACCGGAAGGTTACAATTGCCGCACACCGCTCAACGCGACACCGGGCGAGTACGTGAGCAGCGATGACGGGTGTCATTTGCTTCGACGTGTCACTGATGGAAACACGACGACGACAGAAGAGGATAACACGACAGTGTCGTCGTCGTGTGTGGAAGGATGGGAGTACGAGTCAGTGCATGGTGAAACTAGTATAGTCACTGAGGTAAACCCAACTCGCAGTGTCATCGTCGTTGTCATGGTAGTTACTGCCATTaatggatttgggtactttttgtaacacaaaacaccttgtcgatttacattaaacttacaccgtttgaagataatgatagtagaaagcgtacttTTCAGTAAATCAAAATAGTGTGTAATGTATATATTCATCAATTATTTGCTTATACGATGTATGTATCTCTTATTACTGAGTCAGtattcatttatttccatacttcatgaaaacagagtacaacCAATTTTGTTTGAAGGAATAACCAACAAACAAGCTATTTAATGAGGTAGagtataaaataaatacatgtatttcctgtataaaatgaaaaagaaatcaCAGTAAAATTATTAACTTCCCGCTCTTTCTTTCAGTTTGATCTCATTTGCGACGATGCCATCATTGGGAGTACGCTGGTCTCCATTCATTTCGCTGGTTGCCTCATAGGCTCCTACGTCACCGGTCAGATATCTGATATGTTCGGCCGACGCACGGCCGTTCTGGTGTCTCTTATTGGCGTCGTTCTTACGGGAGTTGGTATGAGTTTTTCCAAAAGCTACGCCTTGATAGCTACGCTAAAGTTCTTCAATGGATGCTTTATACCcgtatgtttttcttttccatttTACCAATGCTGTTGGAGAGATTTAAAAGTTAATTAAAAGGATTGTAATTAGGGACCAGTCCATTTTTAGATTTAAAATTATTGGTCCATAATCACAACCCATAATTGGATAAACTTTTAAATCCCTCCCATAGATTTCTTTGtgtaagatttaagttatgaagctttgaaaatgttccggCCCCAAAATGGCGGCCCTAATATTTAGGACTCTGTATCGGTGTAcagtacagaggaagagtcccaTGTAGAGAtaggttgtacccgcaagtttactttttgtttatagtttcttcttatttaccCACACCATGCAACTAAGCTtcaaataatactttgttttgtTCCAACAGGCACTTCTGATTGTAACCTACGTCCGTACTATTGAGATGTTTCCCCCAGGCCTCCGAGTAAGGTCGCACTTTGGATCTGGTTTGTTCTGGGTTTCTGGGTTGGTAATGGTTGCTCCCCTTGCCTACATTATGCCAGATTGGAGACAGTTCCAGCTCATCACATCCTTGATGTATATTCCCTTCATTCCGCTAGTATGGTAAGGGATATTGCATCAACCATAATATTGTCTaatttggaacgctaggtggcagcagactcacaaTACAGTGTAAATTGTTTACatatgcccttttcgaaaccacggctttggctttggattcggctcaggctagcttggccccgcggttctTTTGACAATTAATGCGCGAGcttgcgtacgcgctcagggcttcagacgagagaacggagcctgaagccgaatccaaagccaaactTTGTTGGAAAAGGGCCATAGTTCTGAGCAAGCGCACATTACAGAGAGCGATGGATTTTaattggtaagtctgctgccaccaagtgtctcAAAAGTCCTCCATTCCGCTACGAACTTTGTGTTTGGTATCCAATTATAATGGCTGACATTGCATTTGTCTTAAAAAGGTACTCGTATGAATCGATTCGTTGGCTCGTCCAGATGGGACGAATAGAAGAGGCAGAAGTCATTCTCAAGACATTCGCCAAGTCCAAGGGCATCCAGTACACTAGGTTCCCTATCCAGGACCTTGAAGACACAGAGGAACGACGGACAGTCCTCCCGAAGGAAGAAGAGGCAGCCGGCCCCACACCCTCCAAGGAAGGAGGTGACGAGGGTGATGGGATGCAAGAAGTTTGTGTCAAAGAGACAAAGAGTACAAGGAAATACACCTTGATGGATCTGTTCCGTACGCGTGCACTGATTGCCCCTACTCTGATCATCTTCTATTGCTGGTATATAAGTTAAATTAGAATCACTtataagagaggtttgcggtaaccaTGTGTCTTTTTTTAGTTGGTTCTGAAATGAGCATCTCCAACACTGATGCCAGCATTGCAAGACAACCAGATCAtaatactgaccgaaacgttgagttgtcaaccgccggttcttttcagaaccagcactACCCAAAAGAGTTTCAcattatggtgttaccgcaaacctctctaagtTATACTCCCgtcatgcaaagtttaaaatcgtATTCTATAGGGAtgatgacattttgaaaaagaaaacaattaataattgcAAATTGACTATAAAACTTAACTCGGTTGGGACACTATAACGTTGTAAATACAATGATTTACTTTTTACAAATAGCACAATGATGAGTGATGTTTAAAGTTGTGTATGGTGCGGGAAGTTACTAAGCAGAAGACTTTACCATTATTGTTTATCTGATGTTTAGATATCTAGTTAGTCTATTCCTTGGTATTTTTAGGTCTTgtctgaagctttgcatggtgtggagaaatgacgttttgaacagtaagacgagcagagtgttcgaaacgtcgagaccaaaccggctctttttagagccaacactcaccctaagagatttacacatggttgtacccgcaagtttacttttcaTTAATAGTTTCTATAGTTTTGATTTTGAGTATAGGCCTAACTAACTGTCCTAGTAAACTTCCGGTACAACCAATCTCTTTtggagccaacactccctcctAAAGGCATTTTACTCAAGGTGACAAAATTCTTTCTCGGCACAATGATTGAGCATCGCATGCAGGCGACATTTAGTGACAACGTCCAGTGACCTAGGCGACATTAGTGACAACGTCCAGTGACCTACGGCAAAACCACGACAACATGCGACAGAGTCCTCAAAAGTTATGTTCCCCTGTTATATTGCTTATTATAAGTCTTATTTATATACCTCCCGGATTGTTCCtttggatagtgatttggttcgATTTTGAGCAATCCctaggtttgttttgttgttgatatgtctctaattgttttcctaatgtttttatacatttctgttttttgttgctgtgtttgttatgtttttaaagCCCAAAACGAATGAATGAGTAATTAATGTAAATATTGCTTTATTTCTCGTTTCGCTGCCACAGGTTTTCGTGTTCCGTGGTATACTACGGGTTCCTGCTCCACGCTACCAATCTAGTGGGtaacaaatatttgaacttcAGCCTGTTGAGCTTTGTGGAGTTGCCGTGCTATGCGGTCAATTTTATCATTACCACCAGGTAGGTCTTCAAATAGGACCCCAAAGGGCAATGTAACTCAAGAAAAACtatacaggggtggatttcacaaaggtagtcctaacttaggactagtcctatctcttagcattgcctaggactagtcctaagttaggactacctttgtgaaatcgaccctaggcACCCTAGTTCTACACAATCTCTAAAAAGTAAAAGGCATTTGCATTTGAATGTTGATACATTTTTCATGTGGATCGTGAAGCTTTAATTATTGTTTGAAACATTACTCCTATGCTATCAAAGtgtgaccaaattcaacattttctgtagAGATACATGAGCTGAAATATCtcttttaatttgttgatttgttttccaAAACATTCAGCATATTctggaatattaattttgtgtgtgtaacatttctacaaattatttgtttggcatttatggctttccatagtttttcaaccttggttggcaaaaactcggccTGTGACGTTTTAAAAGGAAGGTCGGAACGGTTCTGAGCTCTTCCCGTATGAACCTTTATCATGCCGCCTCCATCTCGGtcttgttcctcgtatcgaataacaataatgcaggctaataatcatcttgcaattaggaaccagactagtaGGTTATctaagcctcggtttggtaacattgatatcaatgggagaaattcaagctGGCTGCACCATGGTAAAGGTCTATGGGGCGACCTCCAGCCGATATTGTAGTTTGCTGGCCATGTAACTGAGTATAAAATAGTATGCTTTTCCTTTTgctgatttgttgttgttgttgttgttgttgttgttgttgttgttgttgttgttgttgttgttgttgttgttgtccttAAAATCAAAAGGTATGGAAGGAGACGCCCGCTTATGTTGGACCTTCTGTTTGGTGGAGTGGCCAGCATTGTTACTGGATTCTTGCCGCTAGAAACAGGTACACAGTCGCTCTTTTTATCATCGTTTTTTTCACAAGTACTTACTTGTACTTTGCATAATAATAAGTCATAATTCTGATTTTTGTATTCCCATTTTGATGGATACAAATAACAAAACGTAATTACTGGTTCACGTGTTGACCCAAAGCTACAGATTGCTGAAAACTTTCTTAAAGCCGTTTGactctttcggtaaacagtattgtccaaaggcccacacttcgcgtgtcacaacttaaatatgaaatagcaaacctgtgaaaattaaggctcaatctgtcatcggagtcggcagaaaataacgggaaaacccagcctagtttccgcacgtttcgccgtgtcatgacatgtgttcaaaataaatccgtaattctcgatgtcgagaattgataattgttttaaggttttctcaaaaagtaaagcatttcatggatatatttcaagagaagtctttcaccattaccttctgtacttgtaagttatttgtaaatctgtgaactttaattttgtttctgttccgaaagtgtccaatggctttcaatcaatcttcctgtgtttttgttaaagCGGACGGCAGTTTTGTGGTTTTACAACTTGTCATTGTCatcttttgaatgtttttgcgTAGTAACGGGTCTGATCTTGTGTATTTGTTCACATTTGTGATGTTTTCTacagtatttttttgttaaatgcaaaAATATACCTACTGTGTGTTTGTGTTAAAGCTAGTGGCACCAGTCTTGTGGTATTACAGCTTGTTATCGTCATCTTCGGACGGTTTTGTGTAGCGATGGCGTTTGATCTGGTGTATCTGGTCACAATGGAGGTGTTCCCAACGGTACTAAGGTGAGctaaaaataaactaaattggatttaaattgttttgacttaaaaacacctttggtaattgtcaaagactagtcttctcactcggtgtaacATAATATGATGCATatttatgcacaaaacaacgaattggtcgtcgaggttgcgagataatacaggataaaaaaaacacccgtgtcacacgaaattgtgtgtttttcagatgcttgatttcaagatctcaaaatctaattctgaggtctcaaaataaaattcaaataatattttagtggaactaacagctctccattgatcgtttacaagtacatttttagtctgggttccaagaccattggtgttgcgcggtcacacacaaccaacgttccgattatgcacggcaaaaactgtacacgcttgtaatgaacgaacgctagcgggcgctttgtttctctgatttagatctcaccatggtctaggacatttgcaacgacgggtcttaacttttttattgtttttcggcaaatctcccccgactttccggtggagccaatcagaggctgcgttgcggtggctcatgaataataatcagtgttgtgcatgcagtgtacaatgcatgcagtaagtgcgttgcatgacttttgctatgCTCTGCATGTGTGAGTGGGTATAagtttttatcggagtataataatatccagatcagtaggatttgaaactttgcatggtggaaatacgatatagaaaggttcgcggtaacaccacaaacctttctattaatatccagatccagattcTGCATTGCCATGGTGCAGTTTGAGGACCCAGtttgaaatgcgatcgtggcgttttgctcccgacgtgccagggcccaatttcatgaagcctgtattggcacaacaatttgctcagTTAGCACAAagtagtattgcttagcaaaaactggttaccagccaatttttaattaaatttgaaatgttgtagacttgTGGCTAGTGCCCAACTAAATtttattttctgccaaacagataaCTGGTGGGtcctgtagtgttattcacagtgaaagttgtttaatcttgggggaaggaaatcttgagggattcaaaaacgtCCTTGTGAGAacgtattttgaaacgtaagcgtagctgcagatcttggaacgtaagcatagcttgactcgggattgaaagcgtaccttttgatattatagcgtatcCTAAATgtatcttggagtgtataagcgtagctgagtagctgcgtagcttggaacaaAAAATTTAATATCTTTTGGAGCGTAACCATATCTTGGAAaataaacgtagctgcgtatcttggaacgtaaccgtaacttgacatgggattgaaagcgtaccttaatattatagcgtaacttgaaggactGTAAGCAGATCTAGGAACGTAAGCGTGgcatcttggaacgtaaacgtagctgcgtatcttggaacgtaagcgtagcttgactcgggcttgaaaacgtaccttttgatattctagtgtaacttgaaggaacgtagacctaagcgtatcttggaacgtaaacgtagccgagctgcgtagcttggaacgtaaccatataatatcttttggaatgtagtcgtaaccatatcttttggaacaactcatgagaaattgcgaattttgattgcttgtcgaGTGGCGACTACAACTCACTTGGTTAATCGTGCGGCTAAGACTACGTACTACGTACTATAAAAGTAGTTGTGATCAAATTCCTGCTTGCTATAACCACTTTTGTCGCTCATGACTATTCACAaaaactttttacaaaacacaacCAGACGTCAGTGAAACAATTTTGCAATCATTTCAGCACGAGTTTTACTTATGCGCCTTCGGCAAACATGTCACGATGCATCTGGGGCAACGGGAGTAAGTTTCGCGACTAGTATCGAAATCGCAGTTATTTGAGGCGACTATAGTCgggtcataaattccactagttgcccaatttaatcattacctcaaaaataactcttcattcacagaataaaaaaaatagtactttgtttgacaaaattatgctttgagggaattttgttttaacattatttctatttcaaccttttataaaaaattctcataattttgttaagctactcacacaataacactgtcaatataacaaaatgcggtattcctacgttttgatatcatcaaaattacctgaaaactcataacaaaaagaaattagggggccatgaaacaaaatggaGCAATTGGAACGTTGCaatcataagaaacaacggaatagacacccgcaagctgggagttcatagcgcccgggatttaacacctACAACCCCCATGAGACATggcatgggcggtacgtgatattccacaaggcttacgttccgattgccccacgccgtggggccatacacggactctctgaatgctaatcttacaTTCgttttttgaccattatttacgattttaaatcgtcacgtatccataatctgaatagaTAGTCTATACTTGacatttcactgttttcctaaTGACCACGGAATCACTTTGAgcaagattattaaaaatagagcgccgatcatattgacctttgactcgatctagtttgaatagtcatcttcaattcgtcacgtgatatgaatattgcatacattaaaagtcatttacatagtctggccacgccttagtgttcaccaatagtgttcactgcctttaaacggatCACGGCTGCCATtctggcaggagattctgtccttCATACTGCGAGATGTGTGCACAATTcttctgacagcgccct
This DNA window, taken from Asterias rubens chromosome 15, eAstRub1.3, whole genome shotgun sequence, encodes the following:
- the LOC117300247 gene encoding organic cation transporter protein-like, with protein sequence MIDVDTTLGLVGSFGKKQCINYLIYCIVLMSSTWHLLSVSFTVGEPEGYNCRTPLNATPGEYVSSDDGCHLLRRVTDGNTTTTEEDNTTVSSSCVEGWEYESVHGETSIVTEFDLICDDAIIGSTLVSIHFAGCLIGSYVTGQISDMFGRRTAVLVSLIGVVLTGVGMSFSKSYALIATLKFFNGCFIPALLIVTYVRTIEMFPPGLRVRSHFGSGLFWVSGLVMVAPLAYIMPDWRQFQLITSLMYIPFIPLVWYSYESIRWLVQMGRIEEAEVILKTFAKSKGIQYTRFPIQDLEDTEERRTVLPKEEEAAGPTPSKEGGDEGDGMQEVCVKETKSTRKYTLMDLFRTRALIAPTLIIFYCWFSCSVVYYGFLLHATNLVGNKYLNFSLLSFVELPCYAVNFIITTRYGRRRPLMLDLLFGGVASIVTGFLPLETASGTSLVVLQLVIVIFGRFCVAMAFDLVYLVTMEVFPTVLRNVGAGSASMVGRVGGMVAPFIVFLNVYHGSIPLVVFGVMSVVAGLLIVPLPETNNRLLPETLDDGEKLAKMEVPAKKNCEMAKSSSPNVMALLTAREKSELASEP